In Pseudoalteromonas sp. NC201, a single window of DNA contains:
- a CDS encoding VC2046/SO_2500 family protein — protein MQIDGVLISESQLGSALNISVHETRSADFAMLLSMLSTDALDFSQFHLPKSEAAAKDNSEETLKKQFEIGPQKPLAPKEYNMLIGQHNAQLVSMGAMATLRLQENLNPEPFAARNDKKHIPLEVVENLEPAVKRRLASAQGKLALVADKAMDAAGFYDQIATGDMQSMLRATA, from the coding sequence ATGCAAATTGATGGCGTTTTAATCAGTGAGTCGCAATTAGGATCCGCATTGAACATTAGTGTTCATGAGACGCGCTCTGCCGATTTTGCCATGCTGTTATCTATGCTATCAACCGATGCATTAGATTTTAGCCAATTTCACCTACCAAAATCTGAAGCTGCCGCAAAAGATAACTCAGAAGAAACACTAAAAAAGCAATTTGAAATAGGTCCACAAAAGCCGCTTGCGCCAAAAGAGTACAATATGCTTATTGGTCAGCATAACGCGCAGCTGGTATCTATGGGGGCGATGGCAACCTTGCGATTGCAAGAAAATTTAAATCCAGAACCTTTTGCCGCACGAAATGATAAAAAGCATATTCCACTCGAAGTCGTAGAAAATTTGGAACCAGCGGTTAAAAGACGTTTGGCGAGCGCGCAAGGTAAACTGGCCTTAGTTGCTGATAAGGCAATGGATGCGGCTGGTTTTTATGATCAAATTGCAACGGGTGATATGCAGAGTATGTTACGCGCGACGGCGTAA
- a CDS encoding YchJ family protein gives MSCYCNSSLPYSQCCEPYLKGQKFAERPQILMRSRYTAYCLKDAKYIHDTYAQAKQAQNNIDDIAAFANYAHFIKLEVLEEVVEATQGIVEFKAHYIAENTHYILHERSNFITEAGRWYYLDGELYDTPTTKVGRNDLCPCGSDKKYKKCHGS, from the coding sequence ATGTCTTGTTATTGCAATTCATCCCTTCCCTATTCGCAATGTTGTGAACCGTACCTTAAGGGACAAAAATTCGCAGAGCGTCCACAAATACTCATGCGCTCTCGCTATACTGCATACTGCTTAAAAGATGCAAAGTATATTCATGACACCTATGCCCAGGCTAAACAAGCACAAAACAATATCGACGATATTGCTGCATTTGCTAATTATGCACACTTTATAAAATTGGAAGTGCTAGAAGAAGTAGTAGAAGCTACTCAGGGGATCGTTGAGTTTAAGGCGCACTATATCGCAGAAAACACACACTATATACTCCATGAGCGGTCAAATTTTATTACCGAAGCAGGCAGATGGTATTACTTAGATGGTGAATTGTACGATACACCTACAACCAAAGTAGGCAGAAATGACCTCTGTCCGTGCGGCAGTGATAAAAAGTATAAAAAGTGCCACGGTAGCTAA
- a CDS encoding HD domain-containing protein yields MTLKMHELEKACEEFMLSTPCADTAHDLSHIKRVVKVAKSLCEAEGADPAVVIPAAWLHDCVAVAKNHPDRPLASKLAADKAVAFLTELKYDTDKLEAIHHAIVAHSFSAGVTPTTLEAKIVQDADRMDALGAIGVSRCMKVGGAIARNLYNVEDPFCEHRKADDTKYTLDHFFIKLLHIKDNMHTTAAREQAQARTQYMLDFLEQLKSEIAD; encoded by the coding sequence ATGACGTTAAAAATGCATGAATTAGAAAAAGCATGTGAAGAGTTTATGCTGTCGACTCCATGTGCAGATACCGCCCATGATTTGTCTCATATCAAGCGTGTAGTTAAAGTCGCAAAGTCACTTTGCGAAGCTGAGGGGGCGGATCCTGCTGTAGTGATCCCTGCCGCTTGGTTACATGATTGTGTTGCCGTAGCAAAAAATCATCCAGATAGGCCGCTGGCGTCTAAATTAGCTGCAGATAAGGCGGTTGCCTTCCTAACAGAGTTGAAGTACGACACGGATAAACTTGAGGCTATTCACCACGCCATTGTTGCACACAGCTTTAGCGCTGGTGTCACACCCACGACATTAGAAGCCAAAATTGTCCAAGATGCGGACAGAATGGATGCGTTAGGGGCGATAGGTGTTAGCCGCTGTATGAAAGTAGGTGGGGCGATAGCGCGTAATCTTTACAATGTAGAAGACCCTTTTTGTGAGCATAGAAAAGCTGACGATACCAAATATACCTTAGATCATTTCTTCATTAAGCTGCTGCATATTAAAGATAACATGCATACCACCGCAGCCCGAGAGCAGGCTCAAGCTCGCACCCAATATATGCTGGATTTTTTAGAACAACTGAAATCAGAAATCGCGGATTAA
- a CDS encoding class I SAM-dependent methyltransferase, whose amino-acid sequence MTCALYLQPGREKSLNRKHPWVFSKAIKKVKGKPALGDTVKIYSNEGKYLATAAYSPDSQIRARIWTFDESQHIDQAFFELKLARALAAREYVIAEGGLTGFRLCAAESDGLPGVTIDKFDNYLVCQLLSAGAERHKGEIVMALQSLFPDCHVYERSDVDVRKKEGLDKITGPLAGDAPTAPVLISENGLKIEVDIIGGHKTGFYLDQRNSRAALERFVKDKEVLNCFCYTGTFGLYALRGGCSKVINVDVSQPALDTAKRNVEHNELDLSKAEFVKQDVFKLLRQYRDEGRQFDTIVMDPPKFAESKAQLNGACRGYKDINMIAMQILKPGGTLLTFSCSGLMEQNLFQKVVADAALDAGKELLIMERLNQAADHPIAGNYPEGFYLKGLICKVY is encoded by the coding sequence ATGACTTGCGCGCTATATCTGCAACCAGGCAGAGAAAAATCCCTTAACAGAAAACACCCTTGGGTTTTCTCAAAAGCTATTAAAAAAGTAAAAGGTAAGCCAGCCCTTGGCGATACCGTCAAGATTTACAGCAATGAGGGTAAATACCTCGCGACAGCCGCTTACAGCCCAGACTCTCAGATCAGAGCCAGAATTTGGACATTTGATGAATCACAACATATCGACCAAGCGTTCTTTGAGCTAAAACTCGCACGAGCACTAGCGGCCAGAGAATATGTTATCGCTGAAGGTGGTTTAACTGGCTTTAGATTGTGTGCCGCAGAGTCAGATGGTCTGCCAGGAGTAACAATTGACAAGTTTGATAACTACTTGGTTTGTCAGTTGCTAAGCGCTGGTGCCGAGCGCCACAAGGGTGAAATAGTAATGGCATTGCAATCACTATTTCCTGATTGTCATGTTTACGAGCGCTCAGATGTTGATGTACGCAAAAAAGAAGGCCTTGATAAAATTACCGGACCGCTTGCTGGCGACGCGCCAACCGCACCTGTCCTTATTAGCGAAAATGGTTTAAAGATTGAAGTCGATATCATCGGCGGCCATAAAACTGGCTTTTATCTAGATCAACGCAACAGCCGAGCCGCGTTAGAACGCTTTGTAAAAGACAAGGAAGTGCTTAACTGCTTCTGCTACACCGGTACATTTGGCCTTTATGCACTGCGCGGTGGCTGTAGTAAAGTAATCAACGTTGACGTATCGCAGCCAGCACTCGACACAGCTAAACGCAATGTAGAACATAATGAACTAGACTTATCGAAAGCTGAGTTTGTTAAGCAAGACGTGTTCAAACTACTTAGACAATATCGTGATGAGGGCCGTCAATTCGATACTATCGTGATGGATCCACCAAAGTTTGCAGAAAGTAAGGCGCAGCTTAACGGTGCTTGTCGTGGCTATAAAGATATCAATATGATTGCCATGCAGATATTAAAGCCTGGTGGCACGTTACTCACCTTCTCGTGTTCTGGCCTTATGGAACAAAACCTGTTTCAGAAAGTCGTTGCAGACGCTGCGCTCGATGCCGGTAAGGAATTGTTGATCATGGAAAGGCTAAATCAAGCAGCCGACCACCCTATTGCGGGCAATTATCCAGAAGGCTTTTACCTGAAAGGCCTTATTTGTAAGGTCTATTGA
- a CDS encoding DUF2938 domain-containing protein: protein MESLYSMLMPAVAIGVGATLVMDLWAFMLSRVFAIKGLDYALVGRWIGHLCKGQLTHQGIGHSKPISGEGVIGWCMHYLIGIVFALVLLLSVGKPWLTEPSLLIALVFGLITCVFPFFIMQPCFGAGVAASKLPEPNKARVKSMAAHFIFGFGLFLSSFIYVSLL from the coding sequence GTGGAAAGCCTATATTCGATGTTAATGCCAGCAGTCGCGATTGGCGTAGGTGCAACGCTTGTTATGGATTTGTGGGCATTTATGCTCAGTCGCGTGTTTGCCATAAAGGGCTTAGATTATGCATTGGTTGGTAGGTGGATTGGACACTTGTGTAAAGGTCAACTCACGCATCAAGGTATCGGGCACAGTAAACCAATATCTGGTGAAGGTGTCATTGGCTGGTGCATGCATTATCTCATTGGGATTGTATTCGCCTTGGTGTTACTTCTGAGCGTGGGCAAGCCTTGGTTGACTGAGCCTAGCCTTTTGATTGCGTTAGTTTTTGGCTTAATAACGTGTGTTTTTCCATTTTTTATTATGCAACCCTGTTTTGGTGCAGGGGTAGCAGCATCTAAATTACCAGAGCCGAATAAGGCAAGGGTAAAAAGTATGGCAGCACATTTTATTTTTGGCTTTGGATTGTTTTTAAGCTCGTTTATATATGTAAGCTTGTTGTGA
- a CDS encoding M48 family metallopeptidase, whose translation MQYQLKKSRKRKSVAIKIKAGQVFVYAPEQICERWLHTWVESKSDWIKSKLALKIIPESPRPLETGIVQVFGETFTIQRGESTTSVIDFDNKRVLLKAVKNEWRELVALLSETLNDYVDMVIARYQPDIQARFDTLKIRVYKSRWGSFSSKGVLAFNTFLIGAPKWVIDYVVVHELCHFHVMAHNSAFWRLVTKHYGHDHKMARRYLRDHGPDLMIEH comes from the coding sequence TTGCAATATCAATTAAAGAAAAGCCGAAAGCGTAAGAGCGTTGCGATAAAAATAAAAGCAGGCCAAGTGTTTGTGTATGCGCCAGAGCAAATTTGCGAGCGCTGGTTACATACTTGGGTGGAAAGCAAATCCGATTGGATAAAATCAAAGCTTGCTCTAAAAATCATACCTGAGAGCCCTCGGCCACTGGAAACAGGAATTGTGCAAGTCTTCGGCGAGACCTTTACCATTCAAAGGGGCGAAAGCACGACCTCTGTAATTGATTTTGACAACAAAAGGGTTTTACTTAAGGCTGTCAAAAATGAATGGCGTGAATTAGTTGCGCTGTTAAGCGAAACGCTAAATGACTATGTAGACATGGTTATTGCGCGCTATCAACCTGATATTCAAGCTCGCTTTGATACGCTAAAGATACGAGTTTATAAAAGCCGCTGGGGCAGTTTTTCATCTAAAGGCGTGCTTGCGTTTAATACGTTTTTGATTGGTGCGCCTAAGTGGGTAATCGATTATGTGGTAGTGCACGAACTTTGCCATTTTCACGTCATGGCACACAATAGCGCATTTTGGCGCTTGGTAACAAAGCACTATGGCCACGACCATAAAATGGCTCGGCGTTATTTACGTGACCACGGTCCTGACTTGATGATTGAGCATTAG
- the hrpA gene encoding ATP-dependent RNA helicase HrpA, with translation MQVDSLFKELNSCLKKDHFILKKRLHGAKKITDQEKQKQVVAKVAAAIAKSQELKVTRSANIPAVEYPEQLPVSQKKDDIKAAIANNQVVIVAGETGSGKTTQLPKICLELGRGVDGYIGHTQPRRLAARSVSTRIAEEIGCEMGQEVGFKIRFSDQVSDNTYVKLMTDGILLSEIQQDRFLNQYDTIIIDEAHERSLNIDFILGYLKQLLPKRPDLKVIITSATIDPERFSKHFSDAPIIEVSGRTYPVEVRYRPVEDVDSQNGEAENDQLQGIFDAVDELCAEGPGDILVFMNGEREIRDTADALAKRNLKGVEILPLYARLSNAEQNRIFAPHSQRRIVLSTNVAETSLTVPGIRYVIDPGTARISRYSYRTKVQRLPIEAVSQASANQRKGRCGRVASGICIRLYSEDDFLGRPEFTDPEILRTNLASVILQMLALGLGDISQFPFVQAPDSRNIKDGMSLLEELEAIVPAQRREKAKLTESGRKLSRLPIDPRLAKMVMSGAQNNALWEAIVITAALSIQDPRERPQDKRAAADEKHNRFECEHSDFVAYLNLWNYIEAQQQALTRNQFRKQCQKDFLAYMRVREWQDIVYQLTTVCEELGFKINSSPASDEAVHQSLLSGMLSHIGVKDEKQKQVFKGARNSQFHIFPGSTLFKKSPKWLMSAELVETSKLYARVNAKIDVNWIAPLAKHLVNSSYSEPHWEKKAGAVVAFEQQTLYGLIIVGRKRTVYSDIDPVVSREIFIREALANGQLGQSEGFLSANQKLVEEVQALEDKARRRDILVDEEDVVAFYNDRIPQDVNNRAAFSKWWRSQKQKDKRFLHMTRDLLMKRDAEHITDTHYPDTWQQGNLILPLSYHFDPGQALDGVVVNIPLALLNQVQDEGFDWHIPALRHELVCGLIKSLPKTLRRNFVPAPNYADAVLAAVEVMQGSFIEAVANRLLRMTGVKVTESDWDVSSLEPHLKMQFQVVDDKGKVIAHGFDLLALKAKLQGQVTETLSQVAEQGIEQTDIQQWDFGELPEQYTKKQGNYEIKAFPALVDKKQSAAIELFDNEIKAQAAHQAGLRRLVLLNVPSPVKYLQQHLPNKAKLGLYFNPFGKVHDLVDDCTQAGVDKLLRAFGEIRDDIAFEKAKEHIRAELGDTVVEIAKQVEAVLSIAHSINKRMKGRVDLTMITAHGDIKSQLSGLIFKGFVTAHGADKISDILRYMKAIEKRLEKLAVDPNRDRLCVLELEKVAAAYQDKLAKIPSGLPVPESLIDIFWMQQELRVSLFSQTLGTAYPISAKRVLNSIKECEI, from the coding sequence GTGCAGGTTGACTCGCTGTTCAAAGAGCTAAATTCATGTCTTAAAAAGGATCACTTCATCCTCAAAAAGCGCCTCCATGGTGCGAAAAAAATTACCGATCAAGAAAAGCAAAAGCAGGTAGTCGCAAAAGTAGCGGCTGCGATTGCAAAAAGCCAAGAATTAAAGGTAACAAGAAGTGCCAATATTCCAGCAGTAGAGTATCCTGAGCAACTACCCGTCAGCCAGAAAAAAGACGACATAAAAGCAGCCATTGCGAATAACCAAGTGGTTATTGTTGCCGGTGAAACGGGCTCGGGGAAGACCACGCAGCTGCCTAAAATTTGTTTAGAGTTAGGTCGAGGCGTGGATGGCTATATTGGTCATACACAACCAAGAAGACTAGCGGCAAGAAGCGTATCTACCCGTATTGCAGAGGAAATTGGCTGCGAGATGGGGCAAGAAGTTGGATTTAAAATTCGCTTCTCAGATCAAGTCTCTGACAATACATACGTAAAACTGATGACCGACGGTATTTTGCTCTCAGAGATTCAACAAGACAGATTCCTCAACCAGTACGACACAATCATCATTGATGAAGCGCACGAGCGTAGCCTGAATATTGATTTTATTCTGGGTTATTTAAAGCAGCTGTTGCCGAAGCGTCCAGATCTTAAAGTGATTATCACCTCAGCAACCATTGATCCTGAGCGTTTTTCCAAACATTTTAGTGACGCACCTATTATTGAGGTGTCAGGACGAACTTATCCAGTAGAAGTGAGATATCGTCCAGTTGAAGATGTTGACTCACAAAATGGCGAAGCAGAAAATGACCAATTGCAGGGCATTTTTGATGCGGTTGATGAGCTTTGTGCCGAAGGACCTGGGGATATTTTGGTATTTATGAACGGTGAGCGTGAAATTCGTGACACCGCTGACGCGCTGGCAAAACGCAATTTAAAAGGCGTTGAGATTTTACCTTTGTATGCGCGCCTGTCTAATGCCGAACAAAATCGCATTTTTGCGCCCCATAGCCAACGGCGCATCGTATTGTCTACAAACGTTGCAGAAACGTCATTGACCGTACCAGGTATTCGCTATGTTATCGACCCGGGTACTGCGAGAATAAGCCGCTACAGTTATCGAACCAAAGTACAACGCTTACCGATTGAAGCGGTATCACAAGCCAGTGCAAACCAGCGTAAAGGTCGATGTGGCCGTGTGGCATCCGGTATTTGTATTCGTTTATATTCTGAAGACGACTTTTTAGGGCGTCCTGAGTTTACCGATCCTGAAATTCTAAGAACCAATTTAGCTTCGGTTATTTTGCAAATGCTCGCACTTGGACTTGGTGATATAAGTCAATTCCCTTTTGTACAAGCACCTGATAGCCGTAATATCAAAGATGGTATGTCGTTACTTGAAGAGCTGGAGGCGATAGTTCCTGCTCAGCGCAGAGAAAAAGCCAAGCTCACAGAATCAGGTCGTAAACTAAGTCGCTTACCCATAGACCCAAGGCTTGCCAAGATGGTGATGTCAGGGGCACAAAACAACGCGCTTTGGGAAGCGATAGTGATCACCGCGGCACTGTCTATTCAAGACCCAAGAGAGCGTCCTCAAGATAAACGTGCAGCAGCTGACGAAAAACACAATCGCTTTGAGTGCGAACACTCTGATTTTGTTGCATATCTAAATCTATGGAATTACATCGAAGCGCAGCAGCAAGCACTGACGCGTAACCAGTTTCGAAAGCAATGCCAAAAAGACTTTTTGGCCTACATGCGCGTACGTGAATGGCAAGATATTGTTTACCAGCTGACTACGGTGTGTGAGGAGCTCGGCTTTAAAATAAATAGCAGTCCTGCAAGCGATGAAGCTGTCCATCAATCATTGCTAAGCGGTATGCTTAGCCATATTGGTGTGAAAGACGAAAAGCAAAAACAAGTGTTTAAAGGCGCACGTAACAGCCAATTTCATATTTTCCCCGGTTCAACACTATTTAAGAAAAGCCCTAAGTGGTTGATGTCTGCTGAGCTTGTGGAAACCAGTAAACTTTATGCTCGGGTTAATGCCAAAATCGATGTAAATTGGATTGCGCCGCTCGCTAAGCATTTAGTTAATAGCAGCTATAGCGAACCGCATTGGGAGAAAAAGGCTGGAGCGGTTGTCGCATTTGAACAGCAAACCTTATACGGCTTGATCATCGTTGGCCGCAAGCGCACGGTGTATAGCGATATTGATCCTGTGGTTAGCCGAGAGATATTTATTCGTGAAGCGTTGGCAAATGGTCAACTAGGCCAGAGCGAAGGTTTTTTAAGCGCAAACCAAAAATTGGTTGAAGAAGTGCAAGCGCTTGAAGATAAAGCAAGGCGTCGCGATATCCTAGTCGACGAAGAAGATGTGGTTGCGTTTTATAACGATCGAATTCCACAAGACGTAAATAATCGTGCTGCGTTTAGTAAATGGTGGCGTTCACAAAAGCAAAAAGACAAACGCTTTTTGCATATGACGCGCGATCTGTTAATGAAACGTGACGCCGAACATATCACGGATACTCATTACCCAGATACGTGGCAGCAAGGGAATTTGATCTTGCCTCTCAGTTATCACTTTGATCCAGGCCAAGCACTAGACGGCGTGGTGGTCAATATTCCTCTGGCACTATTAAACCAAGTTCAAGATGAAGGTTTTGATTGGCATATTCCTGCGCTCAGACATGAGCTGGTTTGTGGGCTTATTAAGTCACTGCCGAAGACCTTAAGACGTAATTTTGTGCCAGCACCAAATTATGCCGATGCTGTGCTTGCCGCCGTTGAGGTAATGCAAGGCTCATTTATAGAAGCGGTGGCCAACCGTTTACTCAGAATGACAGGTGTCAAAGTCACCGAGTCAGATTGGGATGTTAGTTCACTTGAGCCGCACTTAAAAATGCAATTTCAGGTAGTTGATGACAAAGGTAAGGTGATAGCCCATGGCTTTGATTTATTGGCACTTAAAGCAAAGTTGCAAGGGCAAGTGACCGAGACGCTTTCGCAAGTGGCAGAGCAAGGGATCGAGCAAACGGATATTCAGCAGTGGGATTTTGGCGAGCTACCAGAACAATATACTAAAAAGCAGGGAAATTATGAGATTAAGGCTTTCCCAGCATTAGTCGATAAAAAACAAAGTGCGGCTATAGAACTGTTTGATAACGAAATAAAAGCCCAAGCGGCGCATCAAGCAGGATTGCGCCGTCTTGTGCTACTCAATGTTCCTTCGCCCGTTAAATACCTGCAACAGCACTTACCAAATAAGGCTAAGTTAGGATTGTACTTTAACCCCTTTGGTAAAGTGCATGATTTAGTTGATGACTGTACGCAAGCTGGGGTTGATAAGCTGCTGCGTGCATTTGGCGAGATCAGAGATGACATTGCGTTTGAAAAAGCCAAAGAGCACATTCGAGCTGAGCTAGGTGACACCGTAGTTGAAATTGCGAAGCAAGTTGAGGCGGTGCTTAGCATTGCTCACAGTATTAACAAACGCATGAAAGGCAGAGTGGATCTCACGATGATCACCGCGCATGGCGACATAAAATCTCAGTTATCCGGTCTTATCTTTAAAGGCTTTGTCACCGCTCATGGTGCTGACAAAATCTCTGATATTTTGCGCTACATGAAAGCGATTGAGAAAAGGCTTGAAAAACTTGCGGTAGATCCAAACAGAGATAGGCTGTGTGTACTAGAATTGGAAAAAGTTGCTGCGGCCTATCAAGACAAGTTGGCAAAAATCCCTTCTGGATTACCTGTACCAGAGTCGCTTATAGATATTTTTTGGATGCAACAGGAACTTCGCGTGTCTTTGTTTTCTCAAACATTAGGAACGGCTTATCCGATTTCGGCTAAACGCGTTCTGAATTCGATAAAAGAGTGCGAAATATAA
- a CDS encoding PilZ domain-containing protein produces the protein MINEDKRRFMRMSVDAVAKLTELESGKVHQGVCHDLSATGLSVTVSDPIEANSTVDIFIDSSGDMIQPLSAHATVIRCSQEQDEQWVVGLEITKFN, from the coding sequence ATGATCAATGAAGATAAACGCCGTTTTATGCGTATGTCGGTGGATGCAGTAGCAAAATTAACCGAGCTTGAGTCGGGTAAAGTGCATCAAGGAGTTTGTCACGATTTAAGCGCTACAGGATTGTCGGTGACAGTGAGCGACCCAATCGAAGCAAATTCAACCGTTGACATTTTCATTGATTCCAGTGGCGATATGATCCAGCCACTTAGTGCTCATGCAACCGTGATCCGCTGTAGTCAAGAGCAGGATGAGCAGTGGGTTGTAGGGCTTGAAATCACCAAGTTTAATTAG
- a CDS encoding SulA-like leucine-rich domain-containing protein produces MLHSNALLQPNNSTYYTLNEINNVIVEDEIVASLELLKVLHKCQHKQGWTLLVAPDNVPNKSLLESASVDASKLLVIRQKHIYDLEYVLKSAISNGNFAAVVIWTDIASVQTINKMELPVSDVAIHCFQSA; encoded by the coding sequence ATGTTACACAGCAATGCACTTCTACAGCCAAACAATTCAACTTATTACACACTTAACGAAATCAATAATGTGATAGTTGAAGATGAGATCGTCGCTAGTTTAGAGTTACTTAAAGTTTTACATAAATGTCAGCATAAACAAGGCTGGACGCTACTCGTTGCACCCGATAATGTACCAAACAAGTCACTACTAGAAAGCGCTTCAGTTGATGCAAGTAAGTTGCTCGTCATTAGGCAAAAGCACATATACGACCTTGAGTATGTACTTAAAAGTGCTATCAGCAATGGTAATTTCGCTGCAGTGGTGATTTGGACTGATATTGCATCAGTGCAAACTATCAACAAAATGGAACTGCCGGTATCTGACGTTGCGATCCACTGTTTTCAAAGCGCTTAA
- a CDS encoding ion channel produces the protein MADKPICQYVSPEGKKCSEIDMGSGYCFWHDNKFDKGGLELSQKLERYAKRGGLLQGLELKRANLEGLNLVNFENHHGYDLSYSNFYRANLKGAHLFNNTIKHASLMKADLREASLHCCNLESTNLLGIKLENTRIDNMELGEQLLQEQQAFEARRNRAKEDAEDLFLQSEEIYRLLRKGAENQGLFEMVGRFTYKELRMRHAQYPRFSKRHLISSFVDLLCGYGEKPENVIRFSLGMIITCAFCYFLFGVSFQDQIMQLDLDNSVSENVMALLNSFYFSVVTFTTLGYGDITPVGISRLIAAVEAFTGSFSLALFVVVFVKQMTR, from the coding sequence ATGGCTGATAAACCCATTTGCCAATATGTGTCACCTGAGGGAAAAAAATGCAGTGAAATCGATATGGGCTCAGGTTACTGCTTTTGGCATGACAATAAATTCGATAAAGGTGGCTTGGAGCTAAGCCAGAAGCTTGAACGCTACGCCAAGCGCGGTGGTTTGCTGCAAGGCTTAGAGTTGAAGCGGGCCAATTTAGAAGGGCTCAATCTTGTTAACTTTGAAAATCATCATGGCTATGATCTATCTTATAGCAACTTTTATCGTGCCAATTTGAAAGGGGCGCACCTGTTTAATAATACCATTAAGCATGCGTCGCTAATGAAGGCCGACTTGAGAGAAGCAAGTCTGCACTGCTGTAATTTAGAAAGCACCAATTTGCTCGGTATAAAGCTTGAAAACACCCGTATTGATAATATGGAACTCGGCGAGCAATTACTACAAGAGCAGCAAGCTTTTGAGGCTCGTAGAAACCGAGCCAAAGAGGACGCGGAAGACTTGTTCTTACAGTCGGAAGAGATCTATCGTTTACTACGTAAAGGTGCGGAAAACCAAGGACTATTTGAAATGGTTGGGCGCTTTACATACAAAGAACTGCGCATGCGACATGCCCAGTATCCACGATTTTCAAAACGTCACCTAATTTCCAGCTTTGTCGACTTATTATGTGGGTATGGAGAAAAACCGGAAAATGTCATTCGCTTCAGTTTAGGTATGATAATTACCTGTGCATTTTGCTATTTTCTATTTGGTGTTTCGTTTCAAGATCAGATAATGCAACTGGACTTAGACAACAGTGTATCTGAAAACGTAATGGCGCTGCTGAACAGCTTTTATTTTAGTGTTGTTACTTTCACAACCTTGGGTTATGGGGATATTACGCCTGTGGGGATCTCACGGCTGATCGCAGCGGTAGAGGCTTTTACCGGCAGCTTTTCATTAGCGCTATTTGTGGTGGTATTTGTGAAGCAAATGACGAGGTGA
- a CDS encoding helix-turn-helix domain-containing protein — protein MDISEVAKKSGLPASTLRYYEEKGLIRSIGRQGLKRVFPPSILERLALITLGRNAGFSLDEIADMFTPEGKADIDRVKLQSKADELNETIKHLTAMRDGLYHAAKCPAPSHFECPTFQKLLKRAAKARPEK, from the coding sequence ATGGATATCAGTGAAGTTGCAAAGAAGTCTGGTTTACCCGCATCCACGCTTAGATATTATGAAGAAAAAGGACTGATCCGATCGATTGGTCGACAAGGGCTCAAACGTGTTTTCCCCCCTTCAATACTTGAACGCCTAGCGCTTATTACACTAGGCAGAAACGCAGGCTTTTCGTTAGATGAAATAGCGGACATGTTTACCCCCGAGGGTAAAGCGGATATTGATAGGGTGAAGTTACAATCCAAAGCGGATGAATTAAATGAAACCATTAAGCATTTAACTGCAATGCGAGATGGCCTCTATCACGCTGCCAAATGCCCAGCGCCAAGCCATTTTGAATGTCCGACATTTCAAAAGCTGTTAAAACGCGCGGCAAAAGCGAGGCCCGAGAAATAA
- a CDS encoding response regulator — MSTREKRKNAPHLLVVDDEYFNYEMLEMALSGAFELSYANSGTSCLSNAIADPPDAILLDVCMPGLDGYDTCRMLKNTPETKDIPVLMVSGLESEKEQKAGFDAGCDAYVVKPFSMQSLLEKIKSMV; from the coding sequence ATGTCCACACGAGAGAAAAGGAAAAATGCACCGCATCTGCTAGTGGTTGACGACGAGTATTTTAACTATGAAATGCTTGAAATGGCACTGTCAGGGGCGTTTGAGCTGAGCTATGCAAACTCGGGTACGAGTTGCTTGTCTAATGCAATTGCTGATCCTCCAGATGCTATTTTGCTTGATGTGTGTATGCCGGGTCTTGACGGTTACGACACCTGTCGAATGTTGAAAAATACACCAGAGACGAAGGATATTCCGGTATTAATGGTATCTGGTTTAGAGTCCGAAAAAGAACAAAAAGCGGGATTCGATGCAGGCTGTGATGCTTATGTGGTTAAGCCATTCTCAATGCAATCGCTATTAGAAAAAATAAAATCAATGGTGTAG